The proteins below are encoded in one region of Cyclopterus lumpus isolate fCycLum1 chromosome 8, fCycLum1.pri, whole genome shotgun sequence:
- the LOC117734849 gene encoding UNC93-like protein MFSD11 translates to MADRRTCNVLILGVGFLFIFTAFTTCGNVAQTVVKSLQNDTFSGSGYHSLGIIYGVFSFANLLAPTVVAVVGPKITMFLSGLLYSGYIAVFIVPSTWSFYLTSVLIGIGAAMLWTAQGHFLVENSDASTINRNTGMFWALLQCSMLFGNLYIYFDWNGRTEISDSSRRNIFLSLLVASILGTLSFLLLRKSRDEEELLSEEEGQSLLSPGVTYESRASTALQEAKSEFKTILQLLKTKTILLLSPCMAYSGLELSFYSGVYGTCVGATAQFGDSAKGLIGISGIVVGIGEIVGGGLFGLLCQNNRFRRTSVVFLGMVVHFVAIYLIFLNIPDDAPVVFNTSTQSQPFLTPSVSIALLCSFLLGLGDSCFNTQLYSILGCVYAEHSTPAFAIFKFIQSVFAAAAFFYSGALLLKWQLLVMVLLGFAGTLCFFVVERMQSFSVDLQDY, encoded by the exons atgGCGGACAGAAGGACCTGCAACGTGCTGATTTTGGGTGTCgggtttttgttcattttcaccGCCTTCACCACCTGTGGGAACGTTGCG CAAACTGTAGTGAAAAGCCTGCAGAATGATACCTTCAGTGGGAGCGGGTACCACAG TCTCGGAATCATCTATGGCGTCTTTTCATTTGCCAATTTACTGGCGCCGACAGTCGTTGCGGTCGTTGGACCAAAGATCACCATGTTTCTGAGCGGCCTACTCTACAG TGGGTACATCGCCGTGTTCATCGTCCCTTCAACGTGGTCCTTTTACTTGACCTCTGTGCTCATCGGCATTGGAGCAGCCA TGCTCTGGAccgctcaaggacacttcctGGTGGAGAACTCAGACGCTTCCACCATCAACAGGAACACCGGGATGTTCTGGGCTCTCCTGCAGTGCAG CATGCTATTTGGCaatctttacatttatttcgACTGGAATGGAAGGACAGAGATATCAG ACAGCAGCAGGAGAAACATTTTTCTGTCCCTGCTGGTCGCCTCCATCCTCGGCACGCTCAGCTTCCTCCTGTTGAGGAAGAGCCGCGACGAAGAGGAGCTGCTCTCTGAAGAGGAAGGGCAGTCGCTGCTCTCGCCCGGCGTGAC GTATGAGAGCAGAGCGAGCACTGCACTGCAGGAGGCCAAGTCCGAATTCA AGACAATCCTCCAGCTCCTGAAGACCAAAACAATCCTGTTGCTGAGTCCCTGCATGGCCTACAGCG GCCTGGAGCTGTCGTTCTACAGCGGCGTGTACGGGACGTGCGTCGGAGCCACCGCTCAGTTTGGAGATTCGGCGAAAGGCTTGATCGGGATCTCTGGGATCGTGGTCGGCATCGGAGAAATTGTGG GGGGAGGCTTGTTTGGGCTGTTGTGCCAGAACAACCGCTTCAGACGGACCTCCGTGGTGTTTCTGGGAATGGTCGTCCACTTCGTCGCCATCTATTTGATCTTCCTCAACATCCCGGACGACGCCCCCGTCGTCTTTAACACCAGCACCCAAAGCCAACCCTTTCTAACTCCCAG cGTGTCCATCGCCCTGCTGTGCAGCTTCCTGCTCGGACTCGGGGACAGTTGCTTCAACACGCAGCTCTACAGCATATTAGGCTGTGTTTATGCTGAACACAGCACGCCCGCCTTCGCCATCTTCAAATTCATCCAG tctgtcttcGCAGCGGCGGCGTTCTTCTACAGCGGCGCCCTGCTGCTGAAGTGGCAGCTCCTCGTGATGGTCCTCCTGGGCTTCGCCGGGACGCTGTGCTTCTTCGTGGTGGAGCGGATGCAGAGCTTCTCTGTAGATTTGCAGGACTATTAG
- the ubfd1 gene encoding ubiquitin domain-containing protein UBFD1, whose protein sequence is MATQAGGEDVIMETEDKPKDAEQLAEEVEKADTESTSSTVAGDATTQDSSISNGDDSDQEMVDLKIIWNKNKYDLKIPVDNTGAQLKERIHSLTGLPPAMQKVMYKGLLTEDKTLREIKITNGAKIMVVGSTINDVLAVNTPKEVVQQEVKAEEDKKEPLCRQKQHRKVLDKGKPDDIMASVKGTKERLPTVPLSGMFNKSGGKVRLTFKLEQDQLWIGTKERTEKVPMGSIKNVVSEPIEDQDGYHMMAFQLGPTEASQYWVYWVPAQFVDAIKDTVLGKWQYF, encoded by the exons ATGGCGACCCAGGCTG GAGGTGAAGACGTCATAATGGAAACCGAGGACAAGCCAAAAGATGCAGAACAACTCGCTGAGGAGGTTGAAAAAGCTGACACAGAATCCACGTCTTCCACAGTTGCAGGAGACGCCACAACTCAGGACTCTAGTATTAGCAATGGGGACGACAGCGACCAGGAGATGGTGGACTTGAAGATTATCTGGAACAAGAATAAATATGATCTGAAAATTCCGGTTGATAACACCGGAGCGCAACTAAAAGAGAGGATCCACTCCCTCACTG GTCTTCCACCTGCAATGCAGAAAGTGATGTACAAAGGATTGCTTACAGAGGACAAGACGCTACGTGAAATAAAGATTACAAACGGTGCCAAAATAATGGTGGTAGGATCTacaataaatgatgtattaGCTGTGAATACACCCAAAGAGGTCGTCCAGCAGGAAGTTAAAGCTGAAGAAGACAAGAAAGAGCCTTTATGCAGGCAAAAG CAACACAGGAAAGTTTTGGACAAAGGTAAACCAGATGACATAATGGCATCTGTTAAAGGAACAAAG GAACGATTACCAACAGTGCCTTTATCCGGGATGTTCAACAAATCCGGAGGAAAAGTTAGACTCACGTTCAAACTGGAGCAGGACCAGTTGTGGATCGGAACAAAGG AGAGAACGGAGAAAGTCCCAATGGGCTCCATTAAAAACGTAGTGTCTGAACCCATCGAAGACCAGGACGGCTATCACATGATG GCTTTTCAGTTGGGTCCGACAGAAGCGTCTCAATATTGGGTCTACTGGGTGCCTGCACAGTTTGTCGATGCAATCAAAGACACAGTCCTTGGAAAATGGCAGTATTTCTAA